GAAAACCTGCTTCTATGATGTCAACACCGAGGAGCTCGAGCTGTCGCGCCACCCTGAGCTTTTCTTGAGTGTTCATGGTATTGCCGGGCGATTGCTCGCCGTCGCGCAATGTCGTGTCGAAAATGAATACCTGTTCTGACATGCTCTCTCCTCCTTGTTATATTTTCCATCCCGCCCATGGCGGGAGGCACTGCCATCCATTGTGTCTGCAGGGTCGAGGTGTGAGATCGTATCGTGAGCTTTCTTCCCCGACCCGCTTTGTCTCCTCTTTAGGCGAGGCGGTCCGGGGAACGGGTCCCGAGCTTCTTGAGCAGGAGGTCCATCAGTGCATCCTCATCCTCTATCCGCGCCTCGATGGAGAGGTAGAAAAGGTTGTCCGGAACCTCCATTCCCGCGAGCTTCACGGCGTCCTTTTCGGTGGTGACGATGCACTGAACACTGTCCGCCGACCCCATTCTCCTGAGGTCCCCCTCCGTGTACCTGTGATGATCGGGGAAGGGCATCTCCCGGACTACGTCGGCGCCTATCTGCCTCAAAAGCTGAAAAAAGGACTGGTTGTCGCCAAGCCCGCTGAAGGCGAGGACCTTCTTGTTCCTGAGGAACCGGTAATGGGCTATGGCGTTCTTCTTCACGTTGTAAAGGTGAACGGGTTTATACATCACCTGGAACCGGGGGATGCCCCGGGTGAAATAGAGGGTGGCGCTGTCCGGTTCCGATTTGCTCACGAGTATGGTATCCGATTCGCGCACCCTTGATACGGGCTCGCGGTAGGGTCCCAGGGGAAAGAGCTCCTGCCTGCTTAAGGACTCCCGTCCGTTGATGATGAGGATGTCCACGTCCTTTCTCAGGTCCCGCACCTGGAAACCGTCGTCGAGGATGGCCATGTCGATGCTCTTCTCCTTGATGCCCTGTTCGATGGCCTTCATGCGGTCCTTGCCGACGATGACGGGTATGCGTGTTCTCCTGGCAAGCATGTATGCCTCGTCCCCGGCGGTGTGCGCCGAGTCGTTCCTTGCGTCCACGGCGAATGTCCCGTTCCTCTTCCTCATGTATCCCCGCGTTATGATGCCCGGGTTGTAGCCGGCGTCCTTGAACCTCTGGGAGAGCCTCTCGACGACAGGTGTCTTCCCCGTCCCCCCGAGGGTGATGTTTCCCACGCTGACAACCGGTATGGGCGCGCTTTGCGTCGCCATGATCCCCGTCCTGTACATGTACTCTCTCGCCATGAGTGCTATCTGGTAGAGATAGGAAAGAAAGGCAAGGGGTATGTAAAGGAGCCACCGCGCCACTCTTGCTTCGCCATTCCACACCCTGACCACGGTATCACGCATAGGCAATCGAAATATATAACAGAAAAGCTCGGTAATTGCAATAATGATGATAGGTTACCGTTTTAAGTTTTAGGTTTTAAGTTTTAGGTGAAACACCCGGCGAGGCAGCAGACTTTCCGGGCAAGATCTCACGGCCCGGAACTCAACACCTGACACTTAAAACTTGAAACCTAAAACTTAACACTATTCTATATGAAAGATCGGTGGTTGTATGTGGATGGAGCGGCAGGAGGGGCATTTGCCGGGTTTTGTGAGACG
The sequence above is drawn from the Syntrophorhabdus sp. genome and encodes:
- the lpxK gene encoding tetraacyldisaccharide 4'-kinase gives rise to the protein MRDTVVRVWNGEARVARWLLYIPLAFLSYLYQIALMAREYMYRTGIMATQSAPIPVVSVGNITLGGTGKTPVVERLSQRFKDAGYNPGIITRGYMRKRNGTFAVDARNDSAHTAGDEAYMLARRTRIPVIVGKDRMKAIEQGIKEKSIDMAILDDGFQVRDLRKDVDILIINGRESLSRQELFPLGPYREPVSRVRESDTILVSKSEPDSATLYFTRGIPRFQVMYKPVHLYNVKKNAIAHYRFLRNKKVLAFSGLGDNQSFFQLLRQIGADVVREMPFPDHHRYTEGDLRRMGSADSVQCIVTTEKDAVKLAGMEVPDNLFYLSIEARIEDEDALMDLLLKKLGTRSPDRLA